Sequence from the Candidatus Thioglobus sp. NP1 genome:
ATTTAAAATTACAGATACAATTTTAGAAAATTTACCTGGGACTTCATTTTCCAATGCTGCCTTGACTCTTAAAATTTATGGAGAAAGATCTTTTTATGAAAAGGGGCCTCTATTAATTACTCACTGGGGATTGAGTGGACCTGCACTTCTAAAACTATCGGCATGGGCTGCACGTGAGATGATGCATACCAACTATAAAGCAAAAATTATTGTAAATTGGCTTGGCTTGGAAAGACAAGATGATGTTGAAAAGTTACTAGCAACTATTAAGAATAGTAATACAAAAACTAATATTGGAAAAGCTTACCCTAAAGAATTAACCAAAAGATTTTGGCATCAACTTTTAATCAAATGTGAAATTCAAAAAGAAATAAACTGGTCAGAAGTTAGCAAAAATCAATTGAATAGAATTCTTAATAATTTATTTAAGTGTGAGCTTGAGGTGATTGGTAAAAGTCGCTTTAAGGAAGAGTTTGTTGAATGTGGCGGCGTAGATCTCAAGGAAATTAATTTTAAAACCATGGAAAGTAAAGTCTGTCCTGGGCTATATTTTTCAGGAGAAGTGATTGATATTGATGGAATTACTGGTGGATTTAATTTTCAAAGTGCATGGACAGCAGGTTGGATTGCTGGAAGTCATATGCCGTTCAATTCTAATTAGTTTTTGATACAAAAGATTGTGCACATTCACTGATAATATCGGCTAATAAAGAACAATCATCTAAAGAAAATGTAAGTGGTAGTCTGAGATCAAAAAGGCCAGAAAGAATCTTGTCTGAATATTCCAATCTTTGTTGCTTTACATACTTCCAACTCTTATGGTTACTTGTGAATCCGTTTGGATCATCACTACCAAACCATTTTATCTCAACCCCATGTTCTTTATTAATTTCAAGAAATTTAGCAGCATCACTTGGAGAAATACCCGGTATTCTAAACTGAATTGAACTTCCAACATAACTCTCCTTAGCAGTGCGTTTAGGAAGCTTAATACCTTTAACCTCCTTAAGTTTTTTCTCAACTAATTGATAGCGCTCATTCCAACGCTTAATATTTTTATCAAGAGAT
This genomic interval carries:
- a CDS encoding NAD(P)/FAD-dependent oxidoreductase → MKEYKQKIIAIIGGGASGIFASLRCAEIAKEKNIDINIKVFEASSKFLKKVRISGGGRCNVTHNIFEVNDFCLNYPRGRKELLSPFQKFQAADTVEWFKQRGVKLKHENDGRMFPISDSSETIISCFMEEAEKYGIQLLNKKNVKNINKLENGKLSLSINDSETFITDSVLIATGSMPKGYELAKNLGHSITEIAPSLFTFKITDTILENLPGTSFSNAALTLKIYGERSFYEKGPLLITHWGLSGPALLKLSAWAAREMMHTNYKAKIIVNWLGLERQDDVEKLLATIKNSNTKTNIGKAYPKELTKRFWHQLLIKCEIQKEINWSEVSKNQLNRILNNLFKCELEVIGKSRFKEEFVECGGVDLKEINFKTMESKVCPGLYFSGEVIDIDGITGGFNFQSAWTAGWIAGSHMPFNSN